A single window of Achromobacter xylosoxidans DNA harbors:
- a CDS encoding DoxX family protein, translated as MIKSDDTGKLVLRLTLGILILLHGLFKITGGGVGGIAGMLSSHGLPGFLAYGVYIGEIIAPVLLIIGVYTRLGGLIIAINMLVAILLAHTGQIGSLTNNGGWALELQGMFLFSALAIAFMGAGRFSLAGNGGRWN; from the coding sequence ATGATCAAATCCGACGACACCGGCAAGCTGGTTTTGCGCCTGACCCTCGGCATTCTGATTCTGCTCCACGGCCTGTTCAAGATCACCGGCGGCGGCGTCGGCGGCATCGCCGGCATGCTGTCCTCGCACGGCCTGCCCGGCTTCCTGGCCTACGGCGTCTACATCGGCGAAATCATCGCGCCCGTGCTGCTGATCATCGGCGTCTACACCCGCCTGGGCGGCCTGATCATCGCCATCAACATGCTGGTCGCCATCCTGCTGGCGCACACCGGCCAGATCGGCAGCCTGACCAACAACGGCGGCTGGGCGCTGGAACTGCAAGGCATGTTCCTGTTCTCGGCACTGGCCATTGCCTTCATGGGCGCCGGGCGCTTCAGCCTGGCCGGCAACGGCGGCCGCTGGAACTGA
- a CDS encoding carboxypeptidase-like regulatory domain-containing protein, protein MNKRIERCTMAAAMALGTLAFAGVLSTAQAALPPVQQQGSVQYVSGGIGLDESEAMKAAAKDYPLALTFAAQRDGKADYVANVAVTIKDGQGKQVLHAESGGPYMLVKLPAGQYKVSATYEGKAQERDVKVENSGTARAVFEWK, encoded by the coding sequence ATGAACAAGCGCATCGAACGTTGCACCATGGCCGCCGCGATGGCCCTGGGCACCCTGGCCTTTGCCGGCGTCCTGTCCACCGCGCAGGCGGCATTGCCGCCCGTGCAGCAACAGGGCAGCGTGCAGTACGTCAGCGGCGGCATCGGCCTGGACGAATCCGAGGCCATGAAGGCCGCGGCCAAGGACTACCCCCTGGCGCTGACTTTCGCCGCCCAGCGCGACGGCAAGGCCGACTACGTCGCCAACGTCGCCGTCACCATCAAGGACGGCCAGGGCAAGCAGGTGCTGCACGCCGAATCCGGCGGCCCCTACATGCTGGTCAAGCTGCCCGCCGGCCAGTACAAGGTCTCCGCCACCTACGAAGGCAAGGCGCAGGAACGCGATGTGAAGGTGGAGAACAGCGGCACCGCGCGCGCCGTGTTCGAGTGGAAGTGA
- the arfB gene encoding alternative ribosome rescue aminoacyl-tRNA hydrolase ArfB, with the protein MFHVQDSLYIDEREIEFSMIRAQGAGGQNVNKVSSAVHLRFDVWASSLPAEIQEALCAMNDHRISKEGVIVIKSQSFRSQDKNRAEAIERLVNMVRAAAKVEKPRRATKPTRASQRRRVQRKVQHGEVKRLRGRVQGE; encoded by the coding sequence ATGTTTCACGTCCAAGATTCTCTCTATATCGACGAGCGCGAGATCGAGTTCTCCATGATCCGGGCGCAGGGCGCGGGCGGGCAGAACGTCAACAAGGTGTCGAGCGCCGTGCATCTGCGGTTCGACGTGTGGGCGTCGTCGCTGCCCGCCGAGATCCAGGAGGCGCTCTGCGCGATGAACGACCATCGCATCTCCAAGGAGGGGGTGATCGTCATCAAGTCGCAGTCGTTTCGCAGCCAGGACAAGAACCGGGCCGAGGCGATCGAGCGGCTGGTGAACATGGTGCGGGCCGCGGCGAAAGTGGAGAAACCGCGGCGGGCGACCAAGCCCACGCGGGCCTCGCAGCGGCGGCGGGTGCAGCGCAAGGTGCAGCATGGCGAGGTCAAGCGCCTGCGGGGACGGGTGCAGGGGGAGTGA
- a CDS encoding peroxiredoxin, whose product MKRLAPLFLACGLLAGPAAHAALDVGAPAPDFSAQASLGGNVFTFKLAEALKQGPVVLYFYPAAFTAGCTIEAHDFAEATDEYKSLGATVIGVSADDIDTLNKFSVSECRSKFAVAADGDGKIMKSYDAVLDARPDRAQRVSYVITPDGRILYEYTNMNPEAHVSNTMRALREWKAGRK is encoded by the coding sequence ATGAAGCGCCTTGCCCCCCTGTTCCTCGCCTGCGGCCTGCTGGCCGGCCCCGCCGCCCACGCCGCCCTCGACGTCGGCGCGCCCGCGCCCGACTTCAGCGCCCAGGCTTCGCTCGGCGGCAACGTGTTCACCTTCAAGCTGGCCGAGGCGCTCAAGCAAGGCCCCGTGGTGCTGTATTTCTACCCCGCCGCGTTCACGGCCGGCTGCACCATCGAGGCCCACGATTTCGCCGAGGCCACCGACGAATACAAGTCGCTGGGCGCCACCGTCATCGGCGTCTCGGCCGACGATATCGACACCCTGAACAAGTTCTCGGTCAGCGAATGCCGCAGCAAGTTCGCGGTGGCCGCCGATGGCGACGGCAAGATCATGAAGTCCTACGATGCCGTGCTCGACGCCCGCCCCGACCGCGCGCAGCGCGTGTCCTACGTGATCACGCCGGATGGCAGGATCCTGTACGAATACACCAACATGAATCCCGAAGCCCACGTCAGCAACACCATGCGCGCGCTGCGCGAATGGAAGGCCGGCCGCAAGTGA
- a CDS encoding CPBP family intramembrane glutamic endopeptidase, whose translation MPFASPGSLMFLAAAMLWPAATRRWAPLALALAYAWAWTQGGIDPVALAWPALLLLAALLVRPATPGAASAAGHTLFVILAVLLFLHWLPGFHNPLVIPRAALTPDAVPFSMYLNLDKPLVAFWVVLAAAPAMAGASARATLLAALAACAAAAVACLGLALALDVVAWAPKWPDSGWLWLANNALLVTLAEEALFRGYVQERLARCWRDRPWGATAALSIAALLFGLAHYAGGWQWMLLAGIGGVGYGLAYRYGGLAAAVLAHLGLNAAHYGLFTYPMRAALY comes from the coding sequence ATGCCCTTTGCCTCACCTGGATCCCTGATGTTTCTGGCCGCCGCCATGTTGTGGCCGGCGGCCACCCGCCGCTGGGCGCCGCTGGCGCTGGCGCTCGCCTATGCCTGGGCCTGGACGCAGGGCGGCATCGACCCCGTGGCGCTGGCCTGGCCGGCATTGCTGCTGCTGGCCGCGCTGCTGGTGCGCCCGGCCACGCCTGGGGCGGCCAGCGCCGCCGGTCATACGCTGTTCGTGATCCTGGCGGTGCTGCTGTTCCTGCATTGGCTGCCCGGTTTCCACAATCCCCTGGTGATCCCGCGCGCCGCCCTGACGCCCGATGCCGTGCCCTTCAGCATGTACCTGAACCTGGACAAGCCGCTGGTGGCGTTCTGGGTGGTGCTGGCCGCCGCGCCCGCCATGGCCGGCGCCAGCGCGCGCGCCACGCTGCTGGCGGCGCTGGCCGCCTGCGCGGCCGCGGCCGTGGCCTGCCTGGGGTTGGCCCTGGCGCTGGACGTGGTGGCATGGGCGCCCAAATGGCCCGACTCGGGCTGGCTCTGGCTCGCCAACAACGCCTTGCTGGTGACGCTGGCCGAGGAAGCGCTGTTCCGCGGCTATGTGCAGGAACGGCTGGCGCGCTGCTGGCGCGACCGTCCCTGGGGCGCCACGGCGGCGCTGTCGATCGCGGCGCTGCTGTTCGGACTGGCGCACTATGCCGGCGGCTGGCAATGGATGCTGCTGGCCGGCATTGGCGGCGTGGGCTACGGGCTGGCCTACCGCTACGGCGGCCTGGCGGCCGCCGTGCTGGCCCACCTGGGCCTGAACGCGGCGCACTACGGCTTGTTCACCTACCCGATGCGCGCCGCCCTGTATTGA
- a CDS encoding NRDE family protein, translating to MCLAVLALHTVPGIPVLIAANRDEFHARPTLPAAQWADAAHVYGGRDALAGGTWMGATTGGRYALVTNFREPGRVVADAPSRGALVEDFLRGHAAPADYIAAAHAAGPAYNGFNLIVGDARGAWYASNRDGAPRPLAAGVYALSNHLLDTPWPKLARTKAAFERVLAHDPQPDLPALFEALADRSPADDADLPATGLAPDREKLLSSPFIVSPNYGTRSSTVLALRDDGTGLLTEKRFAPDGGANGESVLAFAWRDHPASATPG from the coding sequence ATGTGCCTTGCCGTTCTCGCCCTGCATACCGTACCGGGCATTCCCGTCCTGATCGCCGCCAACCGCGATGAATTCCATGCCCGGCCGACGCTGCCCGCCGCGCAGTGGGCCGACGCCGCCCACGTGTACGGCGGACGCGACGCGCTGGCCGGTGGCACCTGGATGGGCGCGACCACCGGCGGGCGCTATGCGCTCGTCACCAATTTCCGCGAACCCGGCCGGGTGGTCGCCGACGCCCCCTCGCGTGGCGCCCTGGTCGAGGATTTCCTGCGCGGCCATGCCGCGCCGGCCGACTACATTGCCGCCGCCCATGCCGCGGGCCCGGCCTACAACGGCTTCAACCTGATCGTCGGCGACGCCCGGGGCGCCTGGTACGCCAGCAACCGCGATGGCGCCCCCCGGCCCCTGGCGGCCGGCGTCTACGCCCTGTCGAACCACCTGCTGGACACGCCCTGGCCCAAGCTGGCGCGCACCAAGGCCGCCTTCGAACGGGTGCTGGCCCATGACCCGCAACCCGACCTGCCGGCGCTGTTCGAGGCGCTGGCCGATCGCAGTCCGGCCGACGATGCCGACCTGCCCGCCACCGGCCTGGCGCCGGATCGCGAAAAGCTATTGAGCAGCCCGTTCATCGTCAGTCCCAACTATGGCACTCGCAGTTCCACGGTGCTGGCCCTGCGCGATGACGGCACCGGCCTGTTGACCGAAAAACGCTTCGCCCCCGACGGCGGCGCCAATGGCGAAAGCGTCCTGGCATTCGCCTGGCGTGATCATCCCGCGAGCGCCACGCCGGGATAG
- a CDS encoding ArsR/SmtB family transcription factor, whose translation MTTTASTAIEAATDIDVDAILKALANPVRREILGWLKTPQAHFEERPGHTFEHGVCAGHIDGRCGLSQSTVSSHLAVLQRAGLISATKVGQWVFFRRNEPVIAAFLRQLNQDM comes from the coding sequence ATGACGACCACTGCTTCCACCGCCATCGAGGCCGCCACGGACATTGATGTCGACGCCATTCTCAAGGCGTTGGCCAATCCCGTGCGCCGCGAGATCCTGGGGTGGTTGAAGACGCCGCAGGCGCACTTCGAGGAACGTCCGGGCCATACCTTCGAACACGGGGTGTGCGCGGGCCATATCGATGGGCGCTGCGGGCTGTCGCAGTCCACCGTGTCTTCGCACCTTGCGGTGCTGCAGCGCGCGGGACTGATCTCGGCCACCAAGGTGGGGCAGTGGGTGTTCTTCCGTCGCAATGAACCCGTGATTGCCGCGTTCCTGCGGCAATTGAACCAAGACATGTAG
- a CDS encoding MAPEG family protein, with product MKMIAWLMLAAAILPFVCTIVAKAGGKQFDNNDPRTWLARQEGWRARANAAQANTFEALPFFFGAVLFALYTQAPAAHVATLMACWLGVRLGYLAMYLAGWGALRSLVWTISMGFIIAILFSGV from the coding sequence ATGAAAATGATCGCTTGGTTGATGCTGGCGGCGGCGATCCTGCCGTTCGTCTGCACGATCGTGGCCAAGGCCGGTGGCAAGCAGTTCGACAACAATGATCCGCGTACCTGGCTGGCGCGCCAGGAAGGCTGGCGCGCCCGCGCCAATGCGGCGCAGGCCAATACCTTCGAGGCCCTGCCGTTCTTTTTCGGGGCGGTGCTGTTCGCCCTCTACACGCAGGCGCCGGCTGCGCACGTGGCCACGCTGATGGCATGCTGGCTGGGCGTGCGCCTGGGCTATCTGGCGATGTACCTGGCGGGCTGGGGCGCGCTGCGTTCGCTGGTCTGGACGATCAGCATGGGCTTCATCATCGCCATCCTGTTCTCGGGCGTGTAG
- a CDS encoding alkene reductase yields MSQLFEPLQVGELTLPNRIIMAPLTRQRASEGRVPNDLMVEYYVQRAEAGLILTEATSVTPQGVGYADTPGLWSQEQVKGWRKVTTAVHEAGGRIFAQLWHVGRISDPVFLNGELPVAPSAIAAGGHVSLVRPKRGYVVPRALETDEIPGIVEAYRRGAQLAQEAGFDGVEVHGANGYLLDQFLQDSTNQRTDGYGGSLEARARLMLEVVDACVSVWGGGRVGLHLSPRGDAHTMGDSDPATTFNYVARAARRRGLAFLCAREREGADSLGPQLKESFGGVYIANEGFTRESAEAAIAAGRADAVAFGVQYIANPDLVRRFALNAPLNAPDSSTFYASGAAGYTDYPALAVA; encoded by the coding sequence ATGAGCCAGCTGTTCGAACCCTTGCAAGTGGGGGAACTGACCCTGCCCAACCGCATCATCATGGCCCCGTTGACGCGCCAGCGCGCCAGCGAAGGCCGGGTGCCGAACGACCTGATGGTCGAATACTACGTCCAGCGCGCCGAGGCCGGGCTGATCCTGACCGAGGCCACCTCGGTGACGCCGCAGGGCGTGGGGTATGCCGACACGCCGGGGCTGTGGTCGCAGGAGCAGGTCAAGGGCTGGCGCAAGGTGACGACGGCGGTGCATGAGGCCGGTGGCCGCATCTTCGCGCAGTTGTGGCACGTGGGCCGCATTTCCGATCCGGTTTTCCTGAATGGCGAACTGCCGGTGGCGCCGAGCGCGATCGCGGCGGGTGGCCATGTCAGCCTGGTACGCCCCAAGCGCGGTTACGTGGTGCCGCGCGCGCTCGAGACCGATGAGATCCCGGGCATCGTCGAGGCCTATCGGCGCGGCGCGCAACTGGCGCAGGAAGCCGGTTTCGACGGCGTTGAAGTGCACGGCGCCAATGGCTATCTGCTGGACCAGTTCCTGCAGGACAGCACCAATCAGCGCACCGACGGCTACGGCGGCTCGCTCGAGGCCCGCGCCCGCCTGATGCTGGAAGTGGTGGATGCCTGCGTCAGCGTCTGGGGCGGCGGCCGGGTCGGCCTGCACCTGTCGCCGCGTGGCGATGCGCATACGATGGGTGATTCGGATCCGGCGACGACTTTCAACTATGTGGCGCGGGCGGCGCGCCGTCGTGGCCTGGCGTTCCTGTGCGCGCGGGAGCGCGAGGGCGCCGACAGCCTGGGCCCGCAGCTCAAGGAGTCGTTCGGCGGCGTGTACATCGCCAACGAAGGCTTCACGCGCGAATCGGCCGAGGCGGCGATCGCCGCGGGCCGCGCCGATGCGGTGGCGTTCGGCGTGCAGTACATCGCCAACCCCGACCTGGTGCGCCGCTTCGCGCTGAACGCGCCGTTGAACGCCCCGGACTCGTCGACCTTCTACGCCTCGGGCGCGGCCGGCTACACCGACTACCCCGCCCTGGCGGTGGCCTGA
- a CDS encoding YXWGXW repeat-containing protein, which produces MNATSRILRPRPLAAVLLMTACAGAAAQTYAPPPAPAAPAYDNGDPANANLAPLDRSPQPPPPLPVYTQPPAPGDGYMWVPGYWSLNRYGYFWVPGAWVLAPYTGALWTPGYWGFVDGVYLWHAGYWGPHIGFYGGINYGFGYIGIGYVGGYWNRDRFFYNRAVTNVNVTRVTNVYNHTVVVNNVDNRRISYNGGPAGIQRRADPREVAARNEPHHPPTDVQRGFAREAGGNRAQFFDHNQGRPPQAFIDHAPGRGGSPAAARPGAGPGNNLGNGPGKTPGNGPGSGPANRPGNGPDKGPAGATPGGARPEFNRGGPPAAQAPGQSQSRPPQSQSPGQPQSRPSQSPNQPQARPQQAQPQARPQQASRPGPAPDNLAQGAPREHRAAPANRPEARPQGNPQHGGGRAAGGQEAQRSGGDRGGPSRERGRD; this is translated from the coding sequence ATGAATGCCACTTCCCGGATTCTCCGACCGCGTCCGCTGGCCGCCGTTCTGCTGATGACGGCCTGTGCCGGCGCGGCGGCGCAGACCTACGCGCCACCGCCCGCCCCGGCCGCGCCCGCCTATGACAACGGCGATCCCGCCAACGCCAACCTCGCGCCGCTCGACCGCAGTCCGCAACCGCCGCCGCCCCTGCCCGTCTATACCCAGCCGCCCGCCCCCGGCGATGGCTATATGTGGGTGCCGGGATACTGGAGCCTGAACCGCTACGGCTATTTCTGGGTGCCGGGCGCGTGGGTGCTGGCGCCCTACACCGGCGCGCTGTGGACCCCGGGCTATTGGGGTTTCGTGGACGGCGTCTATCTCTGGCATGCCGGCTATTGGGGACCGCATATCGGCTTTTACGGCGGCATCAACTACGGCTTCGGCTACATCGGCATCGGCTACGTCGGTGGCTACTGGAATCGTGACCGCTTCTTCTACAACCGCGCCGTGACCAACGTGAACGTCACGCGCGTGACCAACGTGTACAACCACACCGTGGTGGTCAACAACGTCGACAATCGCCGTATCAGCTACAACGGCGGCCCCGCCGGCATCCAGCGGCGCGCCGACCCGCGCGAGGTCGCCGCGCGCAACGAACCCCACCATCCGCCCACCGATGTGCAACGCGGCTTTGCGCGCGAGGCGGGCGGCAACCGCGCGCAGTTCTTCGACCACAACCAGGGCCGTCCGCCGCAAGCCTTCATCGACCATGCGCCCGGCCGTGGCGGTTCTCCCGCGGCTGCGCGCCCCGGCGCCGGCCCGGGGAATAACCTGGGAAATGGCCCGGGAAAGACGCCTGGGAATGGGCCCGGGAGCGGTCCGGCCAATCGACCAGGCAACGGTCCGGACAAGGGGCCGGCCGGCGCCACGCCCGGCGGTGCGCGCCCCGAGTTCAATCGCGGCGGCCCGCCGGCCGCCCAGGCGCCCGGTCAATCGCAGTCGCGCCCGCCGCAATCGCAGTCGCCCGGCCAGCCACAGTCGCGGCCATCGCAGTCGCCCAACCAGCCACAGGCCCGACCGCAGCAGGCCCAGCCCCAGGCGCGCCCGCAGCAAGCTTCGCGCCCCGGTCCGGCGCCCGACAACCTGGCGCAGGGCGCGCCACGCGAACATCGCGCGGCGCCCGCCAATCGCCCGGAGGCCCGGCCCCAGGGCAACCCGCAACATGGCGGCGGCCGCGCGGCCGGCGGCCAGGAAGCGCAACGCAGCGGGGGTGATCGCGGCGGCCCATCACGTGAAAGGGGCCGAGATTGA